In Klebsiella aerogenes, the DNA window TGAGTATAATTAAACAATACAGACGATGTCAGGACAAATGGTGGGCGCTGCCGCTTATCTTGCCGACACTGCTTTTACCGGTGGCGCGGGCCGCCAATACATTCGCCAGTCTTAACGGTCATACCGTTTTCCTCTACTATCTTCCGTTAGCGCTAGTGTTGAGCCTGATGCTGTTTTTCGGTTGGGCGGCACTGCCGGGGATCATTGTCGGGTTGCTGCTGACCGTCACGCGTGGCATGACGCTGGAGCAAACCATCGGCGTGCTGTTTCACTTCCTGATCCCCACCGTACTGTGTTGGGGCGGTTATCGTATTTTCGTGCCGCGCCGTCAGCAGATATCTCACGGTAATGTCTCTCTGATGCCGCAGCGGCTATTCTGGCAAATGTTGCTGCCTTCGGTGATTTTCCTCATCATTTCGCAGATTGCCGAGTATCTTGGTCTGCACCCCCGTGCGGCGGATCTGGTGGGGGCAAACCCATTTAGTTTACGCTCGCTAATCACTTTTCAGGCGTTGATGGTCGGTTGTCTGACCGGTGTGCCGCTGTGGTATTTTTTGATACGGGTTATTCGTAACCCGCTACATTTACGCGGTTTTATATCCCAGGTGTGTTTGCAAATTGGGCAGAAAATAAAGCCGACAGAAATTATTATTTGGTTAATGGCATTGTTAATAATACTCTTTTTATTATTCATGCCGTTAAATGCGAGTAGCACAATATTTAGCACAAATTATACATTGTCATTACTTATGCCGGTGATGCTGTGGGGCGCGATGCGTTTTGGCTACCGTTTTATTTCCCTGATATGGCCGCTAGTGCTCATTCTGGTTATTCATTTTCATTACAGCTACTTGCCCTCTTCACCGATCTACAATAACCAGTTGGCGATTACATCTTCGAGCTATCTGGTGTTCTCTTTTATTATCGCTTATATGGCGATGCTGGCGACGCAGCAGAGGACGATTCACCGTCGGGTGCGGCGGATGGCGTTTCTCGACCCGGTGGTTCATATGCCGAATTTACGCGCGTTAAGCCGGGCGTTGAACCATTCAACCTGGTCGGTACTGTGTTTTCTGCGTATGCCGGAGCTGGAACTGCTCGGGCGGCACTATGGCGTGTTGCTGCGGATCCAGTATAAGCAGCAGTTGGCGGAGTACCTGAGCGATGTGCTGCAGCCAAACGAAATGGTTTACCATCTTTCCGGTCATGACCTGGTCATGCGCCTGAATAGCGATGATCATCAAAAGCGTATTGCGATGCTGGATGAGAGGATTAAACAGTTTCGCTTTATCTGGGACGGCATACCGTTACAGCCACCGGTTGGGATCAGCTACTGTAATGTGCGTTCGCCGGTCAAACATCTGTATTTGTTGCTGGGCGAATTGAATAATATCGCCGATATGTCATTGGCCAGCGGACATCCGGAAAACGTGCAGCGGCGCGGCGCCGTTCATGTACAGCAGGGGCTGAAAAA includes these proteins:
- a CDS encoding EAL domain-containing protein is translated as MSIIKQYRRCQDKWWALPLILPTLLLPVARAANTFASLNGHTVFLYYLPLALVLSLMLFFGWAALPGIIVGLLLTVTRGMTLEQTIGVLFHFLIPTVLCWGGYRIFVPRRQQISHGNVSLMPQRLFWQMLLPSVIFLIISQIAEYLGLHPRAADLVGANPFSLRSLITFQALMVGCLTGVPLWYFLIRVIRNPLHLRGFISQVCLQIGQKIKPTEIIIWLMALLIILFLLFMPLNASSTIFSTNYTLSLLMPVMLWGAMRFGYRFISLIWPLVLILVIHFHYSYLPSSPIYNNQLAITSSSYLVFSFIIAYMAMLATQQRTIHRRVRRMAFLDPVVHMPNLRALSRALNHSTWSVLCFLRMPELELLGRHYGVLLRIQYKQQLAEYLSDVLQPNEMVYHLSGHDLVMRLNSDDHQKRIAMLDERIKQFRFIWDGIPLQPPVGISYCNVRSPVKHLYLLLGELNNIADMSLASGHPENVQRRGAVHVQQGLKNKVAMMNQIQQALEQNRFRLMAQPIIGIRGDSYHEVLLRMVGEKGELIAPDNFLPAAHEFGLVSRIDQWVIENTLAFMNENRRALPGMRLAINLSPVSVSRSRFPDEVEELLRRYNIEPWQLIFELTENHSLSNPEQARQTLARLQELGCRVAIDDFGTGYASYARLKTLNVDMLKIDGSFIRNLVISSLDYQVVASICRLAQIKHMQVVAEFVESPEIRQAVISLGIDYMQGYDIGEPAPIEELVSAAAVA